The Lujinxingia vulgaris genome contains a region encoding:
- a CDS encoding ABC transporter permease, whose amino-acid sequence MTYVELTPLDLALAAILLLIPAAISVALKLGLQKTLAIAAVRTTAQLTLLGLVLEWVFEANRWFYVVPMLLVMLIAAARAAIARSSRRFPGAHLAAFASLTLATTLTTFATTELVIGVDPWFTPQYVIPLLGMLLGNGLTGISLGLDRMLSDLIKERPSLESHLAMGSTLWEASLPHIRQGVRNGMIPIINAMMIVGLVSLPGMMTGQILAGADPTHAVAYQILIMFMIAAATALGVILLCLIAFKRIAHPMARPRWEVISHHD is encoded by the coding sequence ATGACCTACGTCGAACTCACCCCGCTCGACCTGGCCCTGGCCGCCATCCTGCTGCTCATCCCGGCCGCCATCAGCGTCGCCCTCAAACTCGGCCTGCAAAAGACCCTGGCCATCGCCGCAGTGCGCACCACCGCCCAGCTCACCCTCTTAGGCCTTGTTCTCGAATGGGTCTTTGAGGCCAACCGCTGGTTCTACGTCGTGCCCATGCTGCTGGTCATGCTCATCGCCGCGGCCCGCGCCGCCATCGCCCGCTCCTCCAGACGCTTCCCCGGCGCCCACCTCGCCGCCTTCGCCTCCCTGACCCTCGCCACCACCCTGACCACCTTTGCCACCACCGAGCTCGTCATCGGCGTCGACCCCTGGTTCACCCCCCAGTACGTCATCCCGCTTTTAGGCATGCTCCTCGGAAACGGCCTCACCGGCATCAGCCTCGGGCTTGACCGCATGCTCAGCGATCTCATCAAAGAGCGCCCCTCCCTCGAATCTCACCTGGCCATGGGCAGCACCCTCTGGGAAGCCTCCCTCCCCCACATCCGCCAGGGCGTACGCAACGGCATGATCCCCATCATCAACGCCATGATGATCGTCGGCCTCGTCTCCCTCCCCGGCATGATGACCGGCCAGATACTCGCCGGCGCCGACCCCACCCACGCCGTCGCCTACCAGATCTTGATCATGTTCATGATCGCCGCGGCCACCGCGCTGGGCGTCATCCTCCTCTGCCTCATTGCGTTTAAGCGCATCGCCCACCCGATGGCCAGGCCCCGCTGGGAGGTCATCTCACATCACGACTGA
- a CDS encoding ABC transporter ATP-binding protein, translating into MTSPLLRATNLTWTPPEHTSPLWQDVCFDLLPGEMVALDGESGSGKSTLLRALVALLGTDRGDVRCGDLTLSPETVHAFRRRVVYLHQRPAPLATTCADELRLARHYASRHIPPHTQPLSEDEQHTLLKRLGLSHIPLTRHFERLSPGEQQRFALIRALTLQPPVLLLDEPTASLDSRSTERVEELLHELLADHPTRAILLVTHHKDQRARLTSRTIHIASWQPAPHTTSSP; encoded by the coding sequence ATGACCTCCCCGCTGCTCCGCGCCACAAACCTCACCTGGACGCCCCCCGAACACACCTCCCCCCTCTGGCAGGATGTCTGCTTTGACCTTCTCCCCGGCGAGATGGTCGCGCTGGATGGTGAGAGCGGCTCGGGGAAGAGTACGCTCTTGCGCGCGCTGGTCGCCCTGCTCGGCACAGACCGCGGCGACGTGCGCTGCGGCGACCTCACCTTAAGCCCCGAGACCGTGCATGCCTTTCGCCGCCGCGTGGTCTACCTCCACCAGCGCCCCGCACCTCTGGCAACGACCTGCGCAGACGAGCTCCGCCTGGCCCGCCACTACGCCTCCCGCCACATCCCCCCGCACACCCAACCCTTGAGCGAAGACGAGCAACACACCCTCCTCAAGCGCCTGGGCCTCTCCCACATCCCGCTCACTCGCCATTTCGAGCGCCTCTCCCCCGGCGAGCAGCAACGCTTTGCCCTCATCCGTGCCCTCACCCTGCAACCCCCGGTCTTACTGCTCGACGAGCCCACAGCCTCCCTCGACTCCCGCAGCACCGAGCGCGTCGAGGAGCTCCTCCACGAACTTCTGGCCGACCACCCTACCCGCGCCATCCTCCTCGTCACCCACCACAAAGACCAGCGCGCCCGCCTGACCTCCCGCACCATTCACATCGCCAGCTGGCAGCCCGCCCCCCACACCACCTCCAGCCCATGA